Within Flagellimonas maritima, the genomic segment ATGTAAGCTTGATTATCCTTACAATAGGTGGATATTTAAATTGTTCCCGTTCGTAATATTGCTCGGCAAACATTTTATCGTAATCGTTTGTAGTGACCTGTTGCAATATTTGATGGTATGGGTTATAGGTCTGTATAAGTACTTTTCCACGCTTTTTTGTTCTTCCTGCCCTACCCGCAACTTGCGTAAGTAGCTGAAAACTTCTTTCATGGGCACGATAATCGGGAAAATTCAATAATGAATCCGCATTCATGATACCGACCAAACTTACGTTTCTAAAGTCCAGCCCTTTTGTGACCATTTGCGTTCCCACTAGAATATCCATTTCCTGTTGTTCAAAAGCCGTGATTATTTTCTCGTAGGCATATTTTCCACGTGTTGTATCCAAATCCATCCTACCTACATTGGCTTGTGGAAAAAGTTGCTTCAATTCTTCTTGGATTTGCTCTGTACCAAATCCTTTTTTATCAAGCGTATTACTTCCGCAGGACAAACACGCCTGTTGCAATGCCATGTGATATCCGCAATAATGGCACCTTAGTTGGTTCCTTCCCTGGTGATAGGTTAGGCTAACATCACAATTGGGACATTGGGTTACGTTCCCACAGGTTGTACACTCTACAACTGGAGCAAAACCCCTTCGATTCTGAAAAAGTATAATTTGCTCTTCTTTCTCAAGGGTTTCGGCCATTTCATTGAACAATGTTTCAGAAAAATGACCTTTCATTCTTTTCTTTCGTGTCGCTTCCTTTATATCGACCAGTTGTATTTCCGGCATCAACACATCTCCATATCTGTATTGGATATTTGCATAGCCATATTTCCCATTTTTAACATTTTCCATACTTTCAATACTTGGCGTCGCAGAACCCAAAATACAATTGGCACTGTGATAGGAAGCCAGTACCAATGATGCATCACGGGCGTGGTACCGTGGATTGGGATCAAACTGTTTAAAGGAGTTTTCGTGTTCCTCATCAACGACTATCAATCCCAAGTTGGAAAAGGGTAGAAATATCGCAGATCGTGCACCGATAATGATTTGAGACTTTTCATTACTTTCCAGTACATTGTTCCAGACCTCCAACCGTTCATGAATACTGTATTTGGAATGATATACGGAAACCTTATGTCCAAAATAACTTTGCAAACGGTTTATCAACTGGGAGGTCAACGCAATTTCCGGTAATAAATAGAGTGCTTGCTTTCCATTTAAAAGACATTGTTCCAGTAATTTAATGTAGACCTCAGTCTTACCGGATGATGTGACACCGTGTAAAAGTGTAGGTCTTTTTTCTTTAAAATTGGCATTAATTTTTGACAATGCTTCTTCTTGATAAGCATTCAATATAATTTTTCGACTCTCACCAATAATCCCATTAAACTCCACCCTATCTTTTCTGATGAGATATTCTTCTAAAATGGATTTATCTGTAAGTGCTTTAATGACAGCTCTGGAACAGCCACTTTCATTTTCCAATTCTGATGTGGGAATTGGCTTTTTTGTAGTCGCCTGTAGCTGAAAAAGTGATAAGACCACTTGACTTTGCTTTGGTGCCCTTGAAAGGTTTACCAAGAGTTCTTCAAGCTTTGCCTCGTCTTCAAACTCCTTTCCCAACTTAATATATTTTACCAATTTTGGTTTGTACTGCTCATAGATCTCTTCTTTTTGAAGTACCACTTTTTTTTGAACCAATCCGTTGATAAGCGGTAAAACGTTTTTTTTGTCCAGTATTCCACTGATCTCCCCTATTTTTAAAGCAGTTTGGTGTTGCAATGCTTCATAAACCAAAAACTCGTTGTCATTTAATGCTAACTCATCTACCTCAATATTTTTATTGAGAAGTATCAAGGTTTCACTTTCCAACAGAAGAGCGGTCGGTAATGCGCTGCGCATTACTTCACCAAGGGTGCACATATAATATTGTGCAATCCAAATCCAATGTTTTAACTGGTATTCGTTTACGGATGGCTTTTCATCTAAAATTTGGTAAATTTCCTTTGGCTCATAAGCCTCAGGAGAATTGTTATGGACATGATGTGCTAGGGCTGTATAAATCTTGGATTTTCCGAACGGAACCGCTACGCGCATGCCAGGCTTTATATGATCTGCTTCATGCTGGGAGATGCTATAGGTAAATAGCTTTTCTAAAGGAATTGGTAATACTACATCTAAAAAATAGTGCATGGTTTCATTCTTCCAATACTCTGTGCCAAGTCTGGGTTCGGTATAAGAACGCCAAATACCCCCTTACTTTCAATCTATTTTTGTTATCGGGGTCTAACCAAACCTTTCCCCTGAACGTCATGGCTTGTTCTGGGTCAAAAAGTCGATTGCCCTTGTATTCGCCCTTGCTGTTTTTTTTGAAATCGTCCATGATCTTCATCCCAACTATGGGCTTATCCTTCAATTCTCCCTTACATTTAATACAAAGGGCATCCTCTTTTCCTTTCTCCAGAATCTTATGGATTCTAGCTTGCAGCATCCCATTTTTTTTGTACACCTCAACAATCGCTTTTTCAATTCCATTACGATCATCTATTGTCTTCCATTTTCCAAATACCGATTGGGACCAAGAGGCTTGGACCATTAACATACAAATAATAATAAGTGGTGTATTAAGCCTTTTTCTTTTTCTCATGTTTTTTCTTTAATGAATTGAGGGTTGCATTTAATTCAAATCCCAATAACAAAATATTGGAATTCAACCAGATGAATACCATTAATATCAATAATCCCCCAAGTGCCCCATAAAATTCATTGTAGCGGGCAAATTTTTCTACATATACCCCAAATAGGTATGACGTGAGCACAAACAATAAAGTGGTCATTAGAGCACCTGCTGAAAAGAATCTGGCCTGTCTACCTTCAGCCGTGCCGAAATAGTATAAAATAGCGGTGGAAAGATACGCAAGGACCATGAAAAACACCACTTTCATAGCTTGTATTTGCAAAGAATCTTCGTCCGTTGTTTCATAACCCAGTCGCCTTCCTATATAATCGCTCGTATATTCCATAACATAAAATTCAAAATACACAAATGTAACAGCCCCAATGATTAATAATATGGAAAGAATCAGCCCTACCATAAGGGCATAAGCATACTGTCTAAAAAAATTTCGGGTCAATTCTACATGATAGGAGTTTTCGAAACCTCCAAAAATTGCATTGACCCCATTGGCAACAAGAAAGATGGAAACCAAAAAAGTTGAAGATAAGAGTCCTCCGCGCTTTTGGTCTTTTATCTGTTGGTAGATATCACCAAAATAATCACTGGTAGCGGAAGGCAAAAAGGATTCTAAAAAAATCAGGAATTTAGCATCAAAGTTTTCATTTCCAATACTGGCATATGGTATTACAAATGGCAACAACGTAACCAAAAATATAATCAATGGGAACAAGGCCATAAAAAGACTGAATGCAATAGAGCTTGCTCTTGAGGATAGCGTACCTTTTACAACTCCAAATACATACATTTCCAATAAGTCATAGAGGGAAAGCCCTTCAAAAGCCCTTAATTTTATATTTTTTAAGAATCTGACCAGTTTATTGACCACAGGGATTTTTTCCAACTGTTCTTCTATGGCTTCGGACATTATACGGCCTTTAAGCTTAAATCCATATTATGGACCGAGTGGGTAAGCGCTCCGGAAGAAATGTAGTCCACGCCACATTCCGCATAGTTCCTAATTGTAGTTTCATTGATACCGCCAGAAGATTCAGTAAGACATTTATCACCAATAAGAGCAACAGCTTTTTTGGTGTCGGCATAATTGAAATTATCAAGCAGAATTCTATAAACTCCTTCGGATTTCAATATTTCTTCAACTTCATGTAAATCTCTTGCCTCAACGATAATTTTTAAGTCCCTTTTTGTATCGAGCAAATATTGTTGTGTTTTTTTTATTGCTTTTGTAATTCCTCCTGCAAAATCTATATGGTTGTCCTTGAGCATTATCATATCGTATAGGGCAAACCTATGGTTTTCCCCTCCGCCAATCTTAACTGCCCATTTTTCCAATGCCCTGATTCCAGGAGTGGTTTTTCGGGTGTCCAGAATTTTGGTATTGGTTCCTTCCAATAGTTTCACGTAGCTTTTGGTCTTTGTGGCAATGGCGCTCATTCGCTGCATGGCGTTGAGTACCAATCTTTCAGATTTTAAAATACTTTGTGAACTACCCTCAACGTAGAAACCAATATCGCCATTTTTAACAGGAGAACCATCGGAAATCAGCACTTCAATCTTAAGTTTGGCATCTACATAATGAAAAACTCGCTTAGCGAAAGCGATACCTGCAATAGTGCCCTCGTCCTTTACCAACAATTTGGCTTTCCCGCTAGCAGAAATGGGTATGCATGCCAAAGAACTATGGTCGCCATCCCCTACATCCTCCCTAATGGCATTGGCTATGATTAACTGGAGCTCTTTTTGAAACTGATCTTGGGCAATCATTTAAAAGGGGTTTTGACGAAATTACTAAAAACATTGATTTCTGTGTAGGCTATGCTGTTATTGTTTGATTTGAAAAAATTAATTTTGAGCATGCAAATTACTCTAATCGCCGTTGGCAAAACAGATAGTGCTGAATTGGTTAAAATGATAGCGGAATATGAGAAACGCTTAAAACATTACATCAATTTCAAATTTATAATATTACCGGATATCAAGAACAGTAAAAATTTGTCCGAAGCCATCCAGAAAGAAAAGGAAGGAGAACTCATACTCAATCAAATCCAAACTTCGGATACAGTCATTGTTTTGGACGAACAGGGAAAACAATTCTCGTCCGTTGAATTTTCGATATTTCTCCAGAAAAAAATGAACAGTGGTCTCAAAAACCTTGTTTTTGTGATTGGGGGACCTTATGGGTCTAGTGATTCCGTTTACCAACGAAGTAATCAAAGGATAAGCTTATCCAAAATGACGTTCTCTCATCAAATGGTGCGATTATTCTTGATAGAACAGTTATATAGGGGTCTTACCATCCTAAAGAACGAACCATATCATCATCGATGAAGCTATTTTGATGTTTTTTCAAACTTTATTATCCAATTTGATTCTAATATAGCACCCTAAATTTTATAGTGTTTTCAACATTTTTCAATGCTTTTACTACTTCCTTGTTATATTCCTTGTCCAAATCAGTAATAACGTACCCGACCTTATCATCGGTCGATAAATATTGTCCCGTAATGTTCATTTCATATTTGGCCAGCACTTCATTGATTTTTGCCATAATACCGGGTACATTTTTATGGATATGGAGAAAACGGTGTGCATTGCTCTGTTTTGGTAGCCTAATATTGGGGAAATTAACTGCATCCACAGTATTTCCTGAATTGATGTAATCCATAATCTTGTTGGGTACAAAATCGGCAATATCACGCTGGGCTTCTTCTGTGCTACCGCCAACATGAGGGGTCAATATTACATTTTGGAAGCCTTGCAGAGCAGTTCTAAAATTCCCGTTACTTCTTGGCTCCTCTGGATATACATCTACCGCGGCACCTGCCAATTTTCCGCTTTGCAGCGCATTGGAAAGGGCTTCAATGTCCACTACAAATCCTCTGGAAAGATTGATGAGCATGGCACCATCCTTCATTTGTTTTATTTCATTTTCTCCTATGAAATTTTTATTGGCTTTATTGTCGTCAATATGTAAGGTGACCACATCCGAAATAGAAAGTAATTCTTCTAAGGAACTACATTTAGTGGCGTTGCCCAAGGCCAACTTATCGGCAACATCATAATAATAGACCCGCATTCCTATGGCCTCGGCCAAAACGGACAATTGCTTGCCTATATTTCCATAACCGACAATCCCAAGATTTTTTCCTCTTACTTCCCTTGAATTGATAGCAGTCTTGTTCCATTCCCCTTTATGAATTTCCATGCTCCTAGTGAACACGTTGCGCATTAGCATGATAATCTGGCCAATGGCAAGCTCTACCACAGAGCGTGTATTACTGTACGGTGCATTAAAGACCACTACGCCTTTCTGTTTGCTATAGTCAAGGTCAATCTGTGTAGTACCTATACAAAATGCCCCAACCACCATTAGTTTATCAGCAGCATCCAATACTTTTTTGGTAACCTGTGTTTTGGAACGTATGCCCAAAACATGTACTTCTTTAATTTTTTCAATAAGCTCTTCCTCTGGCAAACTATGCTTGATCAATTCAACAGAAAAGCCATCTTCAGATAGGTTCTTAAAAGCATCAGGATGCACATTTTCCAATAACAGAATTTTTATCCTGTTTTTTGGGTATGAAATATTTCTGGGCAAGTCGTTTACATATAGAAATTCGTCCAAGCTAGGCGCCACATGGTCTGCATTGGTCGTTGCCTTTTCCCGATGCACATTTTCGGTGTAGGCAAAAAATTTGTCCGCTATTCCAGCTTCTCGCATAACATAATCGCTATAGCCATCACCAATTACTTGTACCTCCCCTTCCAAATCAAGATTTTTTAGACATTCTATTTTCCCATTGTGAGATGCCAGTACGTTTGATTCATCAAAGCCGATGATGTTACCTTCTTCATCATATTTAAATGTATTGGCATACACTCTGTCTGATGGGATATTGTATTCTTGGACAATAGGGTCGATAAACTCCTTAAATCCACAGGAAATCACATAAATATCATCTGAAAATTTCTCAAAAAATTCCTTATTGGAAGCTATGGATTTGGATATTTTCTGTCTTAGCTCCTCTATTAGAGTCCCCAAATCGTTTCTATGCGCATTCAAAAGTTTTATCCTTCTCTCCAAGGATTCAGTGAACGAAATGTCACCATCAATACCCAAATTGGTAATATCTTGGATTTCTTGTATAACTTCATCCTTATTGGATTTACCTTGTAGGGTCATTTCTGCCAAAACGTCCAAAGCTTCAACCGTTGTTAAAGTGCTATCAAAATCAAAAACGTACTTCCTTCCCACTTCTACCATGAATTTCCTGAAAATTAAGGGCCAAATTTAAAAATTAATTCCGTCCCAGAATTTTGAAGTTATGAAAAACCATTTATAAATGCGGATATGTCAAAAATACTTGCAAAAATATCCTAAAAAACTATTTAGATCATTGATTGAAAAGTATCAAGGCTACTATTTTGTCGTAACAAAGGCCAAATATTGGAAACAAGAAGATTTAGCTAAAAGGATAACAAAAAAGTTATTTTTGTACCTGACCCTTTATTTAAAAAAAATTTTGGTTCATTTGCTCTGCACAGCACAGGCAGTCACGGAGTTTTAAGCATCAAAACCATCGCCGCGTTTGTTTGCAATATAGACGGTATTGCTTCCCAAATAATTCCATCAGCGTTTTTTCTTCCCGCTTGATTTGAAAATGGTTCATGTAATACACAAAACCCGCAGCCAATAAGGTGTTGAAGGCATTACCCAGTTTTAAACCGAAGGCCAACAGAATAAGCAGCATTCCCAAATACATAGGGTTTCTGGTATATCTGAATACACCATTGGTAACCAGCCTGCTGGTCTTCCTTCTACCCATAGGATCTATTGTTGTTTTGGCTCTTACGAATTGAAGAATGGCAAGTATCACGACAAAAAATGCCAAAACTGATAAAAAGATGGCCAATTCTTGGCGTCCAAAAAAATCAAAACCGCCAAAAGGCAAGAACCGATTTAATAGGTACATAAAACCTCCAAAAAATAACATGACCAAAACTGGTGGTATTCTCCATTTCATTTAAAACAACTTTATCATCGAAATTACTACTTTTAGTGTTTTCTCAAATTAACTTTCACCTTGAAAATTATTTTTGCCACACATAATCCCCATAAGCTAAAGGAAGTAACGGAACTTCTCCCTGCTTCCGTTCAACTTCTCTCCTTAAATGACATAGGATGCTTTGATGAGATTCCCGAAACTGGTAAGACCTTGGAAGAAAATGCCAAAATAAAAGCGGATCACGTTACGGAGAAGTACGGTTACGACTGTTTTTCCGATGATACGGGATTATTGATCGATGCTCTCAACGGTGCTCCCGGAGTTTATTCCGCCAGATATGCGGGAGAGCAAAAAAATGCGAAAGATAATATGCTTAAAGTACTTTCAGATTTAAAGGGCCGTACTAATAGAAAAGCTCATTTCAAAACCGTTGTACATCTTAATATAAATGGGCAAAGCTTTTGTTTTGATGGCATTGTAAATGGTCACATTACAGAGAAGGAATACGGAACTGCCGGGTTTGGATACGACCCTATTTTTCAACCCGAAGGTTTTGATAAAACCTTCGGCGAGTTGGCCGCAGGAACCAAGAACGCTATTGGCCATCGAGGAAAGGCAATACAGAAACTGGTTACTTTTCTCAAAAAAAAAGTGCTATGACCTCCACCTTAACTATTTAACGTACCTTTACCGCTTTATTAACGCCGCCGGTATGGGCAAGGTGTTGCGCGGAGCTCCAAAGTGGGTAAGACAAAATCGCTCTATGCAACACAACATATTTGCGATTTAAGCTATTTACCACAATGACAAAGTTTGAAAAACTAGGGTTGGAAAAACCCTTATTGGACGCTATATCCGATTTAGGATTTGAATCCCCATCTGAAGTACAGGAAAAAGCCATCCCAATTTTATTGGAACAAGAAACCGACCTCGTTGCACTAGCACAGACAGGAACGGGAAAAACAGCAGCTTTCGGTTTTCCAATGATTCAGAAAATACAATCTGAAAGCAGAACTACGCAAGGA encodes:
- the priA gene encoding replication restart helicase PriA is translated as MHYFLDVVLPIPLEKLFTYSISQHEADHIKPGMRVAVPFGKSKIYTALAHHVHNNSPEAYEPKEIYQILDEKPSVNEYQLKHWIWIAQYYMCTLGEVMRSALPTALLLESETLILLNKNIEVDELALNDNEFLVYEALQHQTALKIGEISGILDKKNVLPLINGLVQKKVVLQKEEIYEQYKPKLVKYIKLGKEFEDEAKLEELLVNLSRAPKQSQVVLSLFQLQATTKKPIPTSELENESGCSRAVIKALTDKSILEEYLIRKDRVEFNGIIGESRKIILNAYQEEALSKINANFKEKRPTLLHGVTSSGKTEVYIKLLEQCLLNGKQALYLLPEIALTSQLINRLQSYFGHKVSVYHSKYSIHERLEVWNNVLESNEKSQIIIGARSAIFLPFSNLGLIVVDEEHENSFKQFDPNPRYHARDASLVLASYHSANCILGSATPSIESMENVKNGKYGYANIQYRYGDVLMPEIQLVDIKEATRKKRMKGHFSETLFNEMAETLEKEEQIILFQNRRGFAPVVECTTCGNVTQCPNCDVSLTYHQGRNQLRCHYCGYHMALQQACLSCGSNTLDKKGFGTEQIQEELKQLFPQANVGRMDLDTTRGKYAYEKIITAFEQQEMDILVGTQMVTKGLDFRNVSLVGIMNADSLLNFPDYRAHERSFQLLTQVAGRAGRTKKRGKVLIQTYNPYHQILQQVTTNDYDKMFAEQYYEREQFKYPPIVRIIKLTLKDKDYNKLNEAAQWFASSLRNVLGYQILGPEYPPVSRIRREYLKNILIKFPKTQSPVQTKNSIKRIEKSFNAISKYKSVRLVYNVDHI
- a CDS encoding non-canonical purine NTP diphosphatase produces the protein MKIIFATHNPHKLKEVTELLPASVQLLSLNDIGCFDEIPETGKTLEENAKIKADHVTEKYGYDCFSDDTGLLIDALNGAPGVYSARYAGEQKNAKDNMLKVLSDLKGRTNRKAHFKTVVHLNINGQSFCFDGIVNGHITEKEYGTAGFGYDPIFQPEGFDKTFGELAAGTKNAIGHRGKAIQKLVTFLKKKVL
- the nadC gene encoding carboxylating nicotinate-nucleotide diphosphorylase; its protein translation is MIAQDQFQKELQLIIANAIREDVGDGDHSSLACIPISASGKAKLLVKDEGTIAGIAFAKRVFHYVDAKLKIEVLISDGSPVKNGDIGFYVEGSSQSILKSERLVLNAMQRMSAIATKTKSYVKLLEGTNTKILDTRKTTPGIRALEKWAVKIGGGENHRFALYDMIMLKDNHIDFAGGITKAIKKTQQYLLDTKRDLKIIVEARDLHEVEEILKSEGVYRILLDNFNYADTKKAVALIGDKCLTESSGGINETTIRNYAECGVDYISSGALTHSVHNMDLSLKAV
- the serA gene encoding phosphoglycerate dehydrogenase; the encoded protein is MVEVGRKYVFDFDSTLTTVEALDVLAEMTLQGKSNKDEVIQEIQDITNLGIDGDISFTESLERRIKLLNAHRNDLGTLIEELRQKISKSIASNKEFFEKFSDDIYVISCGFKEFIDPIVQEYNIPSDRVYANTFKYDEEGNIIGFDESNVLASHNGKIECLKNLDLEGEVQVIGDGYSDYVMREAGIADKFFAYTENVHREKATTNADHVAPSLDEFLYVNDLPRNISYPKNRIKILLLENVHPDAFKNLSEDGFSVELIKHSLPEEELIEKIKEVHVLGIRSKTQVTKKVLDAADKLMVVGAFCIGTTQIDLDYSKQKGVVVFNAPYSNTRSVVELAIGQIIMLMRNVFTRSMEIHKGEWNKTAINSREVRGKNLGIVGYGNIGKQLSVLAEAIGMRVYYYDVADKLALGNATKCSSLEELLSISDVVTLHIDDNKANKNFIGENEIKQMKDGAMLINLSRGFVVDIEALSNALQSGKLAGAAVDVYPEEPRSNGNFRTALQGFQNVILTPHVGGSTEEAQRDIADFVPNKIMDYINSGNTVDAVNFPNIRLPKQSNAHRFLHIHKNVPGIMAKINEVLAKYEMNITGQYLSTDDKVGYVITDLDKEYNKEVVKALKNVENTIKFRVLY
- the rlmH gene encoding 23S rRNA (pseudouridine(1915)-N(3))-methyltransferase RlmH produces the protein MQITLIAVGKTDSAELVKMIAEYEKRLKHYINFKFIILPDIKNSKNLSEAIQKEKEGELILNQIQTSDTVIVLDEQGKQFSSVEFSIFLQKKMNSGLKNLVFVIGGPYGSSDSVYQRSNQRISLSKMTFSHQMVRLFLIEQLYRGLTILKNEPYHHR
- a CDS encoding YihY/virulence factor BrkB family protein translates to MSEAIEEQLEKIPVVNKLVRFLKNIKLRAFEGLSLYDLLEMYVFGVVKGTLSSRASSIAFSLFMALFPLIIFLVTLLPFVIPYASIGNENFDAKFLIFLESFLPSATSDYFGDIYQQIKDQKRGGLLSSTFLVSIFLVANGVNAIFGGFENSYHVELTRNFFRQYAYALMVGLILSILLIIGAVTFVYFEFYVMEYTSDYIGRRLGYETTDEDSLQIQAMKVVFFMVLAYLSTAILYYFGTAEGRQARFFSAGALMTTLLFVLTSYLFGVYVEKFARYNEFYGALGGLLILMVFIWLNSNILLLGFELNATLNSLKKKHEKKKKA
- a CDS encoding DUF2147 domain-containing protein, which translates into the protein MRKRKRLNTPLIIICMLMVQASWSQSVFGKWKTIDDRNGIEKAIVEVYKKNGMLQARIHKILEKGKEDALCIKCKGELKDKPIVGMKIMDDFKKNSKGEYKGNRLFDPEQAMTFRGKVWLDPDNKNRLKVRGYLAFLYRTQTWHRVLEE
- a CDS encoding methyltransferase family protein translates to MKWRIPPVLVMLFFGGFMYLLNRFLPFGGFDFFGRQELAIFLSVLAFFVVILAILQFVRAKTTIDPMGRRKTSRLVTNGVFRYTRNPMYLGMLLILLAFGLKLGNAFNTLLAAGFVYYMNHFQIKREEKTLMELFGKQYRLYCKQTRRWF